A single region of the Halarcobacter mediterraneus genome encodes:
- a CDS encoding energy-coupling factor transporter transmembrane component T family protein, whose protein sequence is MIKISPTFSLLGAIFYSISLSFSTIHFLYFIPLAFVLFCQYSNIFKILKRVLILNIFIIMIFFVLLFQSTFEEALNIYLRTNMIILFNLAIFYSSSGYDIVRALDTLKFPKTIISSVYFSLKMIQILSLELKNIKMMLKARGFKANTSFFTYETYGNLFGHIFVKAIRKAQALEESFSLRNFNGKIYLMNTENFSYYDFILLVLIFVLYIKGFIF, encoded by the coding sequence ATGATAAAAATTTCTCCAACCTTTAGTCTTCTTGGTGCAATTTTTTATTCTATTTCTCTTAGCTTTTCAACTATTCATTTTTTATATTTTATACCTTTAGCTTTTGTATTGTTTTGTCAATATTCAAATATTTTTAAAATCTTAAAAAGAGTGCTTATTTTAAATATTTTTATCATAATGATATTTTTTGTTTTACTATTTCAAAGCACTTTTGAAGAGGCTTTAAATATTTACTTAAGAACAAATATGATTATTTTATTTAACTTAGCAATTTTTTATTCATCAAGTGGTTATGATATTGTAAGAGCTTTAGATACTTTAAAGTTCCCCAAAACAATCATAAGCTCTGTATATTTTTCCTTAAAAATGATTCAAATTTTAAGCTTAGAATTAAAAAATATAAAAATGATGTTAAAAGCAAGAGGTTTTAAAGCAAATACTTCTTTTTTTACTTATGAAACATATGGAAATCTATTTGGACATATTTTTGTAAAAGCTATAAGAAAAGCACAAGCTTTGGAAGAATCTTTTAGCTTAAGAAACTTTAATGGTAAAATTTATTTAATGAATACTGAAAACTTTTCATATTATGATTTTATTTTACTTGTATTAATTTTTGTATTATATATAAAAGGATTTATTTTTTGA
- the ureG gene encoding urease accessory protein UreG: MGIKIGIAGPVGSGKTSIIETLTNMLKDKYSLGIVTNDIYTTEDANYLKNKLDLNNEQIIGVETGGCPHTAIRDDISMNQKAVEELEEKFNPDIIFIESGGDNLSATFSYELIDYYLYVIDVAQGADIPRKKGAGLLFCDLLVINKIDLCPYVNVDLESFEKDVKANRKNKPSVFITQKEQDSFEKIIQWIEAIK, translated from the coding sequence ATGGGAATAAAAATAGGAATTGCAGGACCTGTAGGTAGTGGAAAGACTTCAATCATTGAAACATTAACAAATATGTTAAAAGACAAGTATTCACTAGGAATAGTAACAAATGATATTTATACAACTGAAGATGCTAATTATCTAAAAAATAAATTAGATTTAAACAACGAACAGATTATAGGTGTGGAAACTGGTGGTTGTCCACATACAGCAATACGTGATGATATCTCTATGAATCAAAAAGCAGTAGAGGAGTTAGAAGAAAAATTTAATCCTGATATTATCTTTATAGAAAGTGGTGGAGATAATCTTAGTGCGACTTTTTCTTATGAATTAATCGATTATTACTTATATGTAATTGATGTAGCGCAGGGCGCAGATATTCCAAGAAAGAAAGGGGCTGGTTTATTGTTTTGTGATTTATTAGTTATTAATAAAATAGATTTATGCCCTTATGTTAATGTAGATTTAGAAAGTTTTGAAAAAGATGTAAAAGCAAATAGAAAAAATAAACCTTCTGTTTTTATAACTCAAAAAGAGCAGGACTCTTTTGAAAAAATAATTCAATGGATAGAAGCGATAAAATAG
- a CDS encoding class I SAM-dependent methyltransferase, which translates to MSKIRIKYQTYEFDKVDIHLKTLRDRQQYDSLKEQELNDYGISSATWSLFGIVWPASEVLAHYMKDYNIENKRILEVGCGIGLSSHLLNSKNANITATDYHPEVENFLNTNSILNGLKNIPFERTSWTDEDDHLGKFDLIIGSDILYERWHIKELASFISKHSNDKCEVIISDPGRGNHAKFGKEMQDLGFSFMNFKPKKTEEYLKKAFKGYLIKYTRN; encoded by the coding sequence ATGAGTAAGATTCGAATAAAATATCAAACTTATGAGTTTGATAAAGTAGATATTCATCTAAAAACACTTCGGGATAGGCAGCAATATGATAGTTTAAAAGAACAAGAACTAAATGATTATGGAATCTCCTCTGCTACATGGTCTCTTTTTGGTATTGTTTGGCCAGCATCTGAAGTTTTGGCACATTATATGAAAGATTATAATATTGAAAATAAAAGGATTCTTGAAGTTGGTTGTGGAATAGGACTTTCAAGTCACTTGTTAAATAGTAAAAATGCAAATATTACGGCGACAGATTATCATCCAGAAGTTGAGAATTTTTTAAATACTAATTCTATATTAAATGGCTTAAAAAATATTCCTTTTGAAAGAACTAGTTGGACTGATGAAGATGATCATTTAGGAAAGTTTGATTTGATTATAGGTAGTGATATTTTATATGAAAGATGGCATATAAAAGAGTTAGCTTCTTTTATAAGTAAACATTCTAATGATAAATGTGAAGTAATAATATCTGATCCTGGAAGAGGAAATCATGCTAAATTTGGTAAAGAAATGCAAGACTTAGGTTTCTCTTTTATGAATTTTAAACCTAAAAAAACTGAAGAATATTTAAAAAAAGCCTTCAAAGGGTATTTGATAAAATATACAAGAAATTAA
- a CDS encoding energy-coupling factor ABC transporter ATP-binding protein, giving the protein MSCSVNIKNLSYEINGRVLFENLNLDISHKEKIAIVGSNGSGKSSLLKIIAGLIKPNKGKVFLFHEEMTSLKEYKKFRNEIGYLPQDVNDFFLCPTVIEDIMFNLRAKGLSKEEVYKKACLMLEQLDILPLQNRNIFDLSGGEQKIVALAAILISEPKILLLDEPTNALDDEAQEKIINILNSINKSMIIVSHHKSFIQSLTPTIYKLNQDNLKRL; this is encoded by the coding sequence TTGAGTTGTTCGGTTAATATTAAAAATTTATCTTATGAAATAAATGGAAGAGTTCTTTTTGAAAATCTTAATTTAGATATATCTCATAAAGAAAAAATTGCAATAGTAGGTTCTAATGGAAGTGGAAAAAGTTCTTTACTTAAAATCATAGCAGGTTTGATAAAACCTAATAAAGGAAAAGTTTTTCTTTTTCACGAAGAAATGACTTCTTTAAAAGAGTATAAAAAGTTTAGAAATGAAATTGGATATTTGCCCCAAGATGTGAATGACTTTTTTCTATGTCCTACTGTTATTGAAGATATAATGTTTAATTTAAGAGCAAAAGGTTTAAGTAAAGAAGAAGTATATAAAAAGGCTTGTTTAATGCTTGAACAATTAGATATTCTTCCTTTGCAAAATAGAAATATTTTTGATTTAAGTGGTGGTGAACAAAAAATAGTTGCCCTTGCTGCAATTCTTATTTCTGAACCAAAAATTTTATTACTTGATGAACCTACTAATGCTTTAGATGATGAAGCTCAAGAGAAGATTATCAATATTTTAAATAGCATTAATAAATCTATGATAATAGTATCCCACCATAAATCTTTTATTCAAAGTCTAACTCCTACCATATATAAATTGAATCAAGATAATTTAAAAAGGCTTTAA
- a CDS encoding DUF4198 domain-containing protein: MKKVIFILATVVSFASAHFLTFLPSTDNVKSKDESNLKFDLMFIHPFEQTGMTMEKPKGIYLGNKKEELPLVETKKFDHKAWQSSYTIKRPGVYKFYTQPQEYFEPDEGKYISHVPKLIVSAYSVEDGWDEPLGLKYEIIPMVKPFSLYAGNIFKAKVLHNGKPASNVEVEVELYNEFGLKAPSDTHITQVVKTDENGNFSFVMNHKGWWGFAALIEEGEKEYKGKKYPIENGALIWIKAY; encoded by the coding sequence ATGAAAAAAGTAATATTTATATTAGCTACAGTGGTTAGTTTTGCAAGTGCACATTTTTTAACATTTCTTCCTTCAACAGATAATGTTAAAAGTAAAGATGAATCAAATTTAAAATTTGATCTAATGTTTATTCACCCTTTTGAACAAACAGGTATGACAATGGAAAAACCTAAAGGAATATATTTAGGAAACAAAAAAGAAGAATTACCTTTAGTAGAGACTAAAAAATTTGATCATAAAGCATGGCAAAGTTCATATACTATAAAAAGACCAGGTGTTTATAAATTTTATACACAACCTCAAGAGTATTTTGAACCAGACGAAGGTAAATATATTTCTCATGTTCCTAAACTTATTGTTTCAGCATATTCTGTTGAAGATGGTTGGGATGAACCTCTTGGTTTAAAATATGAAATTATTCCTATGGTAAAACCTTTTTCTTTATATGCAGGTAATATTTTTAAAGCAAAGGTTCTACATAATGGAAAACCAGCTTCAAATGTTGAGGTAGAAGTTGAATTATATAATGAATTTGGATTAAAAGCTCCTAGTGATACCCATATAACTCAAGTAGTTAAAACTGATGAAAATGGGAATTTCTCTTTTGTGATGAACCATAAAGGTTGGTGGGGATTTGCAGCTTTAATTGAAGAAGGAGAAAAAGAGTATAAAGGAAAAAAATACCCTATTGAAAATGGAGCATTAATTTGGATTAAGGCTTACTAA
- the cbiM gene encoding cobalt transporter CbiM, translating into MHISDGILSSEVAISTAVIAGVFLLYSLKGIKNKNIALISAMTALFFIASFVHIPLGFVQIHLLLIGVIGIILGFQIFLAIFIALLFQGVLLGYGGITSLGANILIMSLPGVFIFYIFKLKLLNFFNEKIKYFMVGFLSVLFSTILLALVLSLSKEEYLYASYTIFLANIPGMFIEGFISLFLINYIKKTMPNLIKDSNL; encoded by the coding sequence ATGCATATCTCTGATGGTATTTTAAGTAGTGAAGTAGCAATAAGCACAGCAGTTATAGCAGGTGTTTTTTTGCTATATTCTCTAAAAGGAATAAAAAATAAAAATATTGCTTTAATTTCTGCAATGACAGCCTTGTTTTTTATAGCCTCTTTTGTACATATACCACTTGGATTTGTTCAAATCCATTTACTCTTAATTGGAGTTATTGGAATTATCTTAGGCTTTCAGATTTTTTTGGCAATTTTTATTGCACTTTTGTTTCAAGGAGTTTTATTGGGCTATGGAGGAATAACTTCTCTTGGTGCAAATATTTTAATAATGTCTCTTCCTGGAGTATTTATCTTTTATATTTTTAAGTTAAAATTGCTAAATTTTTTCAATGAAAAAATTAAATATTTTATGGTAGGCTTTTTATCGGTGTTATTTTCAACTATTTTATTAGCCTTAGTTTTATCTCTTTCTAAAGAAGAGTATCTTTATGCTTCTTATACTATCTTTTTAGCAAATATTCCGGGAATGTTTATTGAAGGTTTTATAAGTTTATTTTTAATAAATTATATTAAAAAAACAATGCCTAATTTAATAAAGGATTCTAATTTATGA